The Dreissena polymorpha isolate Duluth1 chromosome 2, UMN_Dpol_1.0, whole genome shotgun sequence nucleotide sequence TTTACGCTGCCATTGTCCTGTCATACTATCGAGATGGGCAGAGCGAACTCGCCATTGGCCATCACCGGATATCGTTCGCAAAGTCGTAACTATGGGATCATTTGTAACACCTGTTGGTTTTAAGGGTAGTGAATATCATCATGTAGAATGGAGGATTTGTTTTAATACTGGGGAGAATGAACTTATGAGCAGTCTTAATAACACCCAGGtctacatttatgttttattgaaaatggttGTTAAGGATGTGTTAAAGCCAGTAAAGAAAGAAATTACATCATACACAGTGAAAAACATTGTATTGTGGCTTGCGGAAAACAATCCACAGGCACAGTTCAATGAAAGCAGTTTGTTTTATTGGCTTCGGGAAGGATTGGAGAAATTAAGAACGGCAATATTAAAGATCGAACTGCCATATTATATGATACCAGAAAGGAATCTAATGGCAGCATGCGGACTGGATGAAGGACAAAAATGTACATGGGTAAATACTATCACGGACATGATGAACGAAGGTTCAAATGCATTACTAAGATTGCCGAGGATACGGAAGGCAATAATATCGCATCCAGAGCCACTAATGTGGTATAACAAGAAGAGAGTTGAGATGGAACTGCTACACTTGAAGCTCTGGAACAGACACAAGCAGTGCAAGGATGAGAATGGTGTGGTCAATAGACAGGATCCTATGCTGCAGGCGATATCGAGTCGTATAGTTGAGTTAGTGAAAGAGGTCCATACGAGGATGAATAGGGAAGGAAGTCGTTTGAATGATCTGATAGAGATACTAGATATGATGCTTATGTAATTGTGTTGTAAATGCCAGTTATTCCATGCAATGCATATTTCCAACAATGCACTACAGAACGTAGTTAATTTAGGGCGTctaaacataacatatatattCGAGGGCTGAACTGAACGTTCGAACGTGTATTATTggattgttatgttttgtttgttaactTAAAAAACGGTCCGTACACTTATGTGTTCACAGTCATTACGTACCGAGTAAATGTATAAATCGGTAACTTTATAAATTCATGCTTTATTTCAGATCAACTTTGTTAATAATATCTATTAATTGTCACCCAATCTTATTTGGAGTGCTCTGATTTAATCCAACAAATGTGCATACTTATAGAATCTCTGTCATACATTGTTTTTTGTTGTAGGCACATTTGTTTGACATGCGTTTATATGTTGTGCTCCTTTTTCCGTTCACAATAGTCCTTGATGATGTAACAGAGAAATTTGGTGCGTATGACCGTTTAAACATTAAGCTATACATATTAATATGCATATGTAATATGGATCGTAAAATGCAGAGTATCAAAAATGAATGTGTGTTAGTTGATATAAATTACATCTTAATACATTATTAACGACACGTGAAGCATTCATATGTCTGTCTTTGTTTATCGAACCTACTGGTACGATGTGACGTTACTTTCATTGGTAAAGTATGTCATTTGAATTATCCTGCATAATGAAGCTGCGTCTAGGTTTTAAGGCACATAACTGCCCCAGATTTCTTGATTCGCATACAGATTATATTAGATAAAAGCAAAATGCTCAATGGGTCATTGTTGACCTGatatggcccacaagtcacccggggttGACTTAAAGCCGACGCTAGTCATCCcccgggtgacatgaagccgattgtagtcacccgggggtgacatgAAGACGACTCCTGTCACCCGGGAGTGATTTTAAACCGATTCTACTCAATCTTTAAATCAGCATAAAGTCACCCTCATCAACAATTTTATTGTAATCCTTACATTTTATCATACATACTCTGATTTTAAAATtctcttttttctatttttacttacatgttgttgttaatgttttcggaaTAAGCCGCATTCTGGTCGAACGCGCGTGCGCTAAAATGCGATGCGGtgccgtttgataaaaaatacgttgataaaaaatacatgggtgactagaagccgattcgtGTCACCCGGACAAAGAAGATAATGTTATGTCCGTATTATGCGATACTCGCGAAAGTGACAGTTATGCAATTGTTCAtactttcaacatatttaaaacatctgaATGTATGCATTTCTTGTTCAATGTGTATGTCTTTATAAACTTGATTCCTTTAAACGAGCATTCCTGTTGTTTGAAATTCATATTTAATTAGgaatgcaagaggttaaccggttaacctaccgaaacgaccagttaaccggttacattttcgagAAAAGGTTAacacgaaaaaaaaacaaattttagtatgcttttttattggaataatcttttctctttttcataatacaattcgtacgattttacgttttgcgcgtgacatactgccaattTGCGCTGGCAACTAGTaaaaacaacatgccgcaccatcgacggtAGTAAATAACGTGTCAATTAAAAGGGTAATAAATCAGAACCTTTGTGGTAACAAGcagggggtacgttttgataatttGCACTGTTGTGTTTAACTCacgaaaatttaactagcgaactgcgtgGAGTGGGGGCTATCTGCGAAGAGGCAATTGACACGTTTATAGAACTCGCGATCAATTTCAATTGAGACATTGgatggcttattttgatgttttgttaaccaatatccaacactgattgccagcgaaaataaagtatttataagtaacaattttatcaagaattgcattcgtagttaaattCTTGTCGAGTTAACGTCTTATTTATCTATATCTAtcagatataaaaaaatcattgttaataATGTACGTGATCCACGATGCCACCACTACCGTCTtatgcaagttttatttaagaaagcaattaatttaactaatttaataaatgaatattaatattaaaattaaaactgaatACACAAAGAAACATACCATTTGTGAacgatacgacgcgaacgtaatGTAAGCGACCCAACTAAAAATAAGGTAATGACACGTAAAAGAATATTGTGtaattctttaataaaaaattcaTATTCGTTCACgtaggaaaaataaatacaatatataacaaacatttacaaaagtattaaaataaatgtaacaatacATGTTATTAAGAAACAGACATGTTATCAACACAAGCGATCTCAAATTACTTCCGTTCTCTATTAGAGAGTAGAGGTACGAGCGGTATGACATTATTTACGTAAACTTTAACCACTTAAGgagtttcggttaaccggttacggcaacaggttaaccggttaatgatttgtGTAACCGCTTGCATCCCTATATGTAATACATGATGTTCCGTGCATTTCTGTCGTAATGATGAATATTCAACCTTTGAGttattaaattgcattaatttaaTAGATGTTGCTTAATCCTTTTATATGAACTGCGATGctaaatatttgtgttaaatgtttatttactctAGTGTATGAAGTGACAGTTTCTCTACATTTTGTATTTACCGTCTAAGGCGGTGACCCCAACACATATTATACATCTGAgaaaataatcttaaaaaatTCGTGTAGAGGCTCTGGTCATACTTTTGTTCGTAGAATTGCGTTAAAGACACATGCCACAAGGTAGAAGGTCAAAACATGGTCCTAAGCATATCAtggatttgtttgtttagtttgtttttgtttgtaagaaTTTTCCGCCGTGTTCACAAATATTTCATTCATATCACAGCGGTCTGTTAAACTGTTTACACGTGTCCTGTGTCAGTTGCTTTATTACTTCTAAGTGCAAATACTTACGCCAGAAATTGAACACTGCCCTACACGAATCTCAGGTCAGGGAAGAATGGACGTACAAATAATGACAATCACAATCGAGTCCACGATCCTCAAATGTTTAGTCAAGCCTTTAACCATGATGGTCAAACCATATGGCTTTCTCGGTATCGGGTTCGTTGCTTTTTAACAGTTTTGACTTACAAAGTCGGTTCTTAGATATCACATTATCAACCTTAACTTTTCTATGTATACAACCACCAATCTTTGGTTCTTCAACCTTACATACTCTTTATATACATCAAGCAATCGTGGTTTTATAGATATCGTAATATTAATCTTACATTCTCTATTTATACATCCAGTACATTTGTGATCCTAGATATCGAAATATCAAccgtacattatttatttatacatcaaTAAATCGTGGGTTCTTAGATATCCCACTATCAACATTACATTCTGTAGTCATACATCCAGCAACCTTACATCCTCAATTTATGCATCAAGCAATCGTTGGTTCTTAGATAttaaataatgtaggagcgattgtccggttggcaaaataatgaaggagcgactgtccgccctgtaaAAGCGTATGAGCGATTGTcagtaggagcgattgtccgggattcatCGCAATATCAACCTTACATTCTCTTTTTATACATCCAGCAATCGTGGGTTGTTAGATACCGCAATATCAACCAAACATTCACTATTCATACATGCAGCAATCGTGGTTTCTTAGATATCACAATATCAACCTTACATACTCAATTTATACATCCAGTAATAGTGGGTTCTTAGATATCGTAGTATCAACctaacattcattatttatacATGCAGCAATCGTGGTTTCTTATATATCGTAGTATCAACCGTACATTCTCTATTTGTACATGCAGAAGTTATATTAGAAAATGTAGGGTTGTCACCTTTTCATTATATGTTATCAGACAAACAAGCAGCCAAAATAGTACCGGTATTCAGGCAATCGGACAAAGCGACGGCTATATTCCAATACCACTAGCACAAACATATGTATCAACCATCAAAttgacagtttttatttttttatgtacgcCACTACGGTActgggagccgtttcatcaacgatttacgactagttgtaaattacgatttacataCATTACGATGATTCAATGAAAtcgcgtttcatcaagcaaatcgtaaattaaaattacataaatttcatacataaatatacgactgggtaaGGGCACCCGTATATTAACGTAATGGCGGTCGTTTTTGTCATCCACGATGACAGGAGACGAAAAATTACCACTTCCAAGGCTTTTTAGGTAGAGAATTGTTCTCGAATACCTAAGAGATGAGAACATTGCTTCGATATATCGTCTAAGTAAGGGCGGGATAGAGCGATTGTTGGTTTTGATCGGGGAAGACATAGCACCAACTTGCCGGCGAGCTCATCCCTTTCATTCCGTCGCTTAGGTATGTAAATAAGGCGAAGAaatcattgatttaaacaagtataattataaaattgtatttattttcaaatagcaaATAAGTAGCATTTAACACAAAAACTTTAGAGTAGTTGCCCTTTGTTTACTAAGCATTTGACAACTCGGATTTTGCAAAATGGTTGAAGAATAAGTAATTGTTGTatcttttcttaataaaagcaTTCGATGATTACCGGTATTAGTTTaagcatgtattgttgtgtttctttacaaatgactATATGTTAAACTCATTCTATTTTGTGTCGACGTGTACTTATCGATGACTTTAAGTGCagactgatttaccccacccgctaATGTTGAACTTGTAGTTGTTCTACTTCTAAATGTTATGATTGAACAATACTTTACCTCGAAACTGTTGATTATAACATCGtgatcatgaaaatgaatatgacatCATCATATTGTTTATGTTTGCTATTTTTACACAAGTTTATTGTATTGGTGAGTTTAGTAGATGCTGAGTAATGGTaccttatgtatttaataattgtagaaaaatcaccttaattgtttctatattgttctAATTTGATAACAATgttgttcgattggtcattgttagctcggatactacttacctgtaccccgggtactctttatgACTTTAAGTATAGACATGTTTTATTAAGTAATataggccaccggcccaaaatacagcatttacaaaatatatcaggcagaGTGATACATAATCATATAATCATACATTTCAGAACATTTAAGCAAAAAAGTTTCTGAAGTGATACACATGATTAAAATGTTGGATAGagcattacaaaaatatattcaagTATGTATGTTTAAAATTTCTTTTCTTCTCACAAGCGACTTATGCAAAAACTTAGCAATCcttattatattatgttcatCTTTTAAGCATAAGAtagcataaaacatttgatgagaTCGGTTTCTTAACCAGTCAGGTTTGAAGaatgtttgcctaaatgtttcgtattcatttcattcaaaaaagaaatgatattcatcttcaactacgcttatattattttttacacataatggaCAAAATCTTAAATGTCTATCTATTGATAAATGTCGACCTTTCTCAATCATGAGATCATGCGCTGAGCAACGGAAACTTGACAAagttttccttaaaacaaaagacaTATTTATATTCAGATATGGTTCACAGTACaaatcagtttaaaaaaatctataatgcAATGCTTTAGGACAATTGCCAATTTTTGATTTCCATACTTGAAGATAACAATCTTGTAATCGTGTTTTGAACAAATGTATAAAATTGTCTTCATGCCCAACACCTTGAGAAAAccaaacataaccaaatccataactaAATAGTAATTCTCTGATATGACTAGCCCATGTCCTTCTACCTGCATCATCTAaatcttttaacattttataacactgGTTCGGGTGTCTATGATTTTCCATACGGGTGATTTTTAACCAGAACTTGA carries:
- the LOC127869346 gene encoding uncharacterized protein LOC127869346 isoform X2, whose amino-acid sequence is MAEGDPWRDTAEHGGIPRKSGLYSRHSIVQCENASLEMCTLMNCLGYGPPIRQARRDAYRDSDRLLNARGTDIVTQITTGSKAEGLTCVFESDCDMMFVVEGIMCLENGVDSDKLPRETTVFTLNTGVCYHGHSRLNLLERRGDIIPSIICDALCEDENGRVLLSSALFVDVFKDRTSAPNEIRHERAGPSMPSSSGPFHTDNVLSLRCHCPVILSRWAERTRHWPSPDIVRKVVTMGSFVTPVGFKGSEYHHVEWRICFNTGENELMSSLNNTQVYIYVLLKMVVKDVLKPVKKEITSYTVKNIVLWLAENNPQAQFNESSLFYWLREGLEKLRTAILKIELPYYMIPERNLMAACGLDEGQKCTWVNTITDMMNEGSNALLRLPRIRKAIISHPEPLMWYNKKRVEMELLHLKLWNRHKQCKDENGVVNRQDPMLQAISSRIVELVKEVHTRMNREGSRLNDLIEILDMMLM
- the LOC127869346 gene encoding uncharacterized protein LOC127869346 isoform X3, with amino-acid sequence MAEGGSWHDKSDHERIPCVSGLLSRHSQVQCENASLEMCTLMNCLGYGPPIRQARRDAYRDSDRLLNARGTDIVTQITTGSKAEGLTCVFESDCDMMFVVEGIMCLENGVDSDKLPRETTVFTLNTGVCYHGHSRLNLLERRGDIIPSIICDALCEDENGRVLLSSALFVDVFKDRTSAPNEIRHERAGPSMPSSSGPFHTDNVLSLRCHCPVILSRWAERTRHWPSPDIVRKVVTMGSFVTPVGFKGSEYHHVEWRICFNTGENELMSSLNNTQVYIYVLLKMVVKDVLKPVKKEITSYTVKNIVLWLAENNPQAQFNESSLFYWLREGLEKLRTAILKIELPYYMIPERNLMAACGLDEGQKCTWVNTITDMMNEGSNALLRLPRIRKAIISHPEPLMWYNKKRVEMELLHLKLWNRHKQCKDENGVVNRQDPMLQAISSRIVELVKEVHTRMNREGSRLNDLIEILDMMLM
- the LOC127869346 gene encoding uncharacterized protein LOC127869346 isoform X1, which codes for MAEGGSWHDKSDHERIPCVSGLLSRHSQMAEGDPWRDTAEHGGIPRKSGLYSRHSIVQCENASLEMCTLMNCLGYGPPIRQARRDAYRDSDRLLNARGTDIVTQITTGSKAEGLTCVFESDCDMMFVVEGIMCLENGVDSDKLPRETTVFTLNTGVCYHGHSRLNLLERRGDIIPSIICDALCEDENGRVLLSSALFVDVFKDRTSAPNEIRHERAGPSMPSSSGPFHTDNVLSLRCHCPVILSRWAERTRHWPSPDIVRKVVTMGSFVTPVGFKGSEYHHVEWRICFNTGENELMSSLNNTQVYIYVLLKMVVKDVLKPVKKEITSYTVKNIVLWLAENNPQAQFNESSLFYWLREGLEKLRTAILKIELPYYMIPERNLMAACGLDEGQKCTWVNTITDMMNEGSNALLRLPRIRKAIISHPEPLMWYNKKRVEMELLHLKLWNRHKQCKDENGVVNRQDPMLQAISSRIVELVKEVHTRMNREGSRLNDLIEILDMMLM